One region of Fragaria vesca subsp. vesca linkage group LG4, FraVesHawaii_1.0, whole genome shotgun sequence genomic DNA includes:
- the LOC101302057 gene encoding uncharacterized protein LOC101302057, whose product MMVLNLEGCKDLSSVAGVECWVTISRLVIGTFHLRKKQLTLARRENSTMVRHRHRHWDRLLRQRVPKIRQRQNELRAKAAKNAEDAKEKKVAQRAAARATSKPAPRGRPPKAAANSGKVASSKAKDFAPQASQASSRTSVRIRDNAKNSRK is encoded by the exons ATGATGGTCCTAAACTTGGAAGGGTGCAAAGATCTCTCTAGTGTAGCCGGTGTGGAGTGTTGGGTCACAATATCAAGACTTGTCATAGGCACCTTCCACCTACGGAAAAAGCAGTTAACACTAGCAAGAAGAGAAAACTCAACAATGGTTCGACATCGTCATCGGCATTGGGATCGGCTTCTAAG GCAAAGGGTACCAAAGATCCGCCAAAGACAGAATGAATTGAGAGCTAAGGCAGCAAAGAATGCTGAAGATGCAAAG GAAAAAAAGGTTGCACAAAGGGCGGCAGCACGTGCAACAAGTAAGCCTGCACCGAGAGGAAGACCACCCAAAGCTGCTGCAAACAGTGGTAAAGTAGCTTCAAGTAAGGCTAAAGATTTTGCACCGCAAGCTTCTCAAGCTTCATCAAGAACTTCTGTCCGGATTCGGGACAATGCAAAGAATAGTAGAAAATAG